Proteins from one Mucilaginibacter jinjuensis genomic window:
- a CDS encoding SGNH/GDSL hydrolase family protein: protein MKILGSLLIALTTVTGCSKQSMDSINTSQPVTVTAPVLAPAVAATDTITYLALGDSYTIGEAVPQDQSFPYQLASQLRLNHYNIGNPMIIATTGWTTTQLQDAIKAAALKKTFTFVTLLIGVNNQYQNYNPDSYRVDFKDLLSTAIQLAGGYKNRVFVLSIPDYSVTPFAASSNKALISQQLNVYNDINANESNLSGVNYLNITSISRNAAYDTTLLASDGLHPSGLMYNMWVKELIKQVIPSLTAKY, encoded by the coding sequence ATGAAAATATTAGGGAGCTTATTAATTGCATTAACAACCGTTACCGGCTGCAGCAAACAATCAATGGATAGTATTAACACCTCACAACCCGTTACTGTAACCGCGCCTGTTTTAGCGCCCGCTGTTGCAGCTACCGATACCATCACTTATCTGGCGCTGGGCGATTCGTACACCATTGGTGAGGCTGTACCGCAGGATCAATCTTTTCCTTACCAATTAGCCTCGCAACTGCGGTTAAACCACTATAACATCGGCAACCCGATGATCATAGCCACAACCGGCTGGACTACCACGCAATTACAGGATGCCATTAAAGCAGCCGCCTTAAAGAAAACTTTTACGTTTGTTACCTTGCTTATTGGTGTAAACAACCAGTACCAAAATTATAATCCGGATAGTTACAGGGTTGATTTTAAAGATCTGCTCAGCACCGCCATCCAGTTAGCGGGCGGTTATAAGAACAGGGTGTTTGTGCTTTCGATACCTGATTATTCGGTTACGCCTTTTGCAGCCAGCAGCAATAAAGCGCTAATCAGTCAGCAACTGAATGTGTATAATGATATTAATGCCAATGAAAGCAATCTTTCAGGCGTTAATTATCTAAATATTACTTCCATTTCGCGCAATGCGGCTTACGACACTACACTATTGGCCAGCGATGGACTGCATCCATCAGGCCTAATGTATAATATGTGGGTTAAGGAGTTGATTAAACAGGTAATACCGAGTTTAACGGCTAAGTATTAA
- the lipB gene encoding lipoyl(octanoyl) transferase LipB: MKNKQVIYHDWGLIDYKEAWDKQEAIFADTVNTKIAIRNMQVAGEDAQDDIATKNHLIFCEHPHVYTLGKSGKAENLLLDEKGLEEKHAVYYPINRGGDITYHGPGQLVGYPILDLDNFFTDIHLYLRTLEEAVINTLAEFGILAGRYPGYTGVWLDPDNDNSRKICAMGVRCSRWVTMHGLALNVNTDLDYFKNIVPCGIDDKAVASMQHELGKEVNIEEVKKILKRHISVLFDMEIVG; this comes from the coding sequence ATGAAAAACAAACAGGTAATATACCACGATTGGGGGCTGATTGATTATAAAGAAGCATGGGATAAGCAGGAAGCCATTTTTGCCGATACCGTGAATACCAAAATAGCCATCCGCAATATGCAGGTGGCTGGCGAAGATGCACAGGATGATATTGCCACCAAAAATCACCTGATATTTTGTGAGCACCCGCATGTGTATACGTTGGGAAAAAGCGGCAAGGCTGAAAATTTATTACTGGACGAAAAAGGACTGGAAGAAAAGCATGCCGTTTACTATCCCATTAATCGTGGCGGTGATATTACTTACCATGGCCCCGGCCAGTTGGTTGGCTATCCGATACTGGATCTCGACAATTTTTTTACCGACATACACTTGTACCTGCGTACGCTGGAAGAAGCCGTAATTAATACCCTCGCCGAGTTTGGCATTCTTGCAGGACGCTATCCCGGTTACACCGGTGTTTGGCTCGACCCCGATAACGATAATTCCCGCAAAATTTGCGCGATGGGTGTGCGCTGCAGCCGCTGGGTTACCATGCATGGCTTAGCCTTGAATGTAAATACCGATCTTGACTATTTTAAAAACATAGTTCCATGCGGTATTGATGATAAAGCCGTAGCCTCGATGCAACACGAATTAGGCAAAGAAGTTAATATTGAAGAAGTTAAAAAAATCCTTAAACGCCATATTTCCGTATTGTTTGATATGGAGATAGTGGGATGA
- a CDS encoding 4'-phosphopantetheinyl transferase family protein: MAIAYRQQVDPDTEFALWKIEEEADELYNQLQLNDLEKAYYEKLSKGKRNLHWLGTRVLLRKMLQTDEYIDAQVDAHGKPYLVNIPYHISLSHSFDYAAVMVSKSKPVGIDIEQVKEKVERIAHKFMRPEEMAFLEPNNKIQQLYVCWCAKEAVYKCYGQKEVSFADNIMLEPFSYDTQGAVSARLLKGEVDIPYQVHYMQYEDYMVGYVKG; this comes from the coding sequence ATGGCTATAGCGTACCGCCAGCAGGTGGACCCGGATACTGAATTTGCGCTCTGGAAAATTGAGGAGGAAGCCGATGAACTTTATAATCAGCTTCAGCTTAATGATTTGGAGAAGGCTTATTACGAAAAACTAAGCAAGGGAAAAAGAAACCTTCACTGGCTTGGTACGCGGGTACTGCTACGCAAAATGCTACAGACCGACGAGTATATTGACGCCCAGGTTGATGCCCACGGCAAGCCTTACCTGGTAAACATCCCGTATCATATCTCATTAAGCCACTCTTTTGATTATGCTGCCGTAATGGTAAGCAAAAGCAAGCCCGTTGGTATTGATATTGAACAGGTGAAAGAAAAGGTAGAGCGCATAGCACACAAGTTTATGCGCCCAGAAGAAATGGCGTTTTTAGAACCAAACAATAAAATACAGCAGCTATATGTTTGCTGGTGCGCCAAAGAAGCCGTGTATAAATGCTATGGACAAAAAGAGGTTTCGTTTGCTGATAACATTATGCTCGAACCATTCTCATACGATACGCAAGGTGCGGTTTCGGCCAGATTATTAAAAGGTGAAGTGGATATACCCTACCAGGTGCATTATATGCAGTACGAAGATTATATGGTAGGTTACGTAAAAGGATAA
- the dcd gene encoding dCTP deaminase has translation MILSDKRILEEIEKGHIIIEPFYRENLGTNSYDVHLGKHLATYKSRVLDAKAHNEIDHFEIPKEGFVLQPNTLYLGVTVEYTETHKHVPFLEGKSSTGRLGIDIHATAGKGDVGFCNTWTLEISCAQPVRIYAGMPIGQLIYFVVEGEIETLYNTKGNAKYNNPTTRPVESMMWKNQF, from the coding sequence ATGATTTTATCGGACAAGCGCATTTTAGAGGAAATTGAGAAAGGACATATCATCATTGAACCCTTTTACCGGGAAAATCTGGGCACTAATTCTTATGACGTACATCTTGGCAAACACCTGGCCACTTACAAAAGCCGTGTGCTGGATGCCAAAGCACATAACGAGATAGATCACTTCGAAATACCAAAAGAAGGCTTTGTATTACAGCCAAATACGCTTTACCTGGGTGTAACTGTTGAGTATACCGAAACCCACAAGCACGTGCCTTTTCTGGAAGGAAAATCGAGTACCGGCCGTTTGGGGATTGATATACATGCCACGGCCGGTAAAGGCGATGTAGGTTTTTGCAACACCTGGACGCTGGAGATATCATGCGCGCAACCGGTACGCATTTATGCCGGGATGCCCATTGGCCAGCTGATTTATTTTGTAGTAGAAGGAGAGATTGAAACCCTTTATAATACAAAGGGTAATGCCAAATATAACAACCCAACAACCCGCCCTGTTGAAAGTATGATGTGGAAGAACCAGTTTTAG
- a CDS encoding TonB-dependent receptor plug domain-containing protein, with translation MFLKKIPLLLLACIVSVTLFGFIKADDDPIKKAAIQLDKWLSDSPQEKVYLHFDKPYYSVGDDMWFKAYVTVGPKHQLSALSGALNVELIDDRDSVKQAIKIRLTAGLGHGDFALSDTLAAGSYRIRAYTNWMRNAGPDYFFDKTIQIGNAINNTVFTKTAYSYSMQNGQQVTNATINYADLNGEPYANKEVSYQVQLNGKDVSKGKGLTDAKGNLQVSFVNTQKLPLKQGSIITKIKVQDKVTLTTVVPVRALSANVSVQFFPESGNLVTGLPSKVAFKAVGDDGLGKAISGTIVDNDNQEVAKITTQHLGMGQFVLVPEAGKIYKAQLTYEDGSQGTVALPKALDQGYVVTLNSNLANDPDHIALRIIASPALAGSEINLVAQSGGNICFAAKNKVENGMLASKIPKDRFPTGIVQFTLFNAAGEALNERLIFVNRADGLKIGVTSPQQTYAQREKVKLQITANGPDDKPALTSMSAAVIDETKVPVNESDETTILSSMLLSSDIKGYIEKPNYYFAHTDKQAQDDLDLLMLTQGYRRFEWKQIMSDTFTPPAPVYQPEPTLQISGRVHTSNNKPVVGGKVTLFTTAGGVFILDTLTDANGRFAFKNLDFKDSIRFVVQARTAKDKKFVDIDLDNIGRQQITPNVNAPDIDVNINNTMLPYLQNSKLYYQQQMKGGVGNHNIMLKEVVITEKKKPLENSSNLNGPGNADQVIKSDVFENLGCPDITVCLQGRLVGVIFRNGIPFSTRSPNSPMQVIVDGIYVDADYLSMMNAMDIGSIEVLRSGGNTAIYGTRGGSGVLIVNTKRGNEVSDNQYQRYTPGLIRYSPKGYYQGRTFYSPQYDDPKTNAAIADLRSTIYWNPTVVTDKDGKTEIAYFNAGGKGTYRVVIEGIDSEGHIGHYVYRYKVE, from the coding sequence ATGTTCCTGAAAAAAATACCCCTGTTATTACTGGCCTGTATAGTGTCGGTAACCCTCTTTGGCTTCATAAAAGCCGACGATGACCCTATTAAAAAAGCCGCGATCCAGTTGGATAAATGGCTGAGCGATTCTCCCCAGGAAAAAGTATACCTGCACTTTGATAAGCCTTACTACTCTGTAGGCGACGATATGTGGTTTAAGGCTTACGTTACCGTTGGCCCCAAACACCAGCTATCGGCACTAAGCGGCGCACTCAATGTAGAATTGATAGACGACCGCGATTCTGTAAAACAAGCCATTAAAATAAGGTTAACCGCTGGTTTAGGGCATGGCGATTTTGCTTTGTCTGATACCCTGGCCGCAGGCAGTTACCGCATACGCGCCTATACCAACTGGATGCGTAATGCAGGGCCCGATTATTTCTTCGATAAAACTATCCAGATTGGCAATGCCATCAACAATACTGTTTTTACTAAAACTGCCTACAGTTACAGCATGCAAAACGGGCAGCAGGTAACCAATGCCACCATTAATTATGCCGATTTAAACGGAGAACCTTATGCCAATAAAGAAGTAAGCTACCAGGTACAGCTTAATGGCAAGGATGTATCGAAGGGGAAGGGCTTAACTGACGCTAAGGGAAATCTGCAGGTTTCTTTTGTAAACACGCAAAAACTACCCTTAAAACAAGGCAGCATTATAACAAAGATAAAGGTTCAGGATAAAGTGACTTTAACTACCGTGGTGCCTGTAAGGGCGTTGTCGGCTAACGTTAGTGTGCAGTTTTTCCCCGAGAGCGGTAACCTGGTAACCGGGCTGCCATCTAAAGTGGCCTTTAAAGCAGTTGGCGATGATGGCCTGGGTAAAGCCATAAGCGGCACTATAGTAGACAACGATAACCAGGAAGTAGCCAAAATAACAACCCAGCATTTGGGCATGGGCCAATTTGTATTGGTACCAGAAGCCGGTAAAATTTATAAAGCCCAGCTTACTTACGAGGATGGTTCGCAAGGTACAGTAGCCTTACCCAAGGCGTTAGACCAGGGTTATGTGGTAACCCTCAACAGTAATTTAGCAAATGACCCAGACCATATTGCGCTGAGAATTATAGCAAGCCCGGCACTGGCAGGCAGCGAAATAAATTTGGTTGCGCAAAGTGGGGGCAATATCTGTTTCGCTGCTAAAAATAAAGTAGAGAATGGCATGTTGGCCTCTAAAATACCCAAAGACCGTTTCCCGACCGGCATTGTACAGTTTACCTTGTTTAATGCAGCGGGCGAGGCACTTAACGAACGGCTCATTTTTGTAAACAGGGCCGATGGTTTAAAGATCGGTGTCACATCGCCACAGCAAACTTATGCCCAGCGCGAAAAAGTAAAACTACAGATCACAGCCAACGGACCCGACGATAAACCTGCATTAACCAGCATGTCAGCCGCGGTGATTGATGAAACCAAGGTGCCGGTTAATGAATCGGACGAAACCACCATCCTGTCGAGCATGTTATTGAGTTCGGATATTAAGGGTTATATCGAAAAACCCAATTACTATTTCGCACATACTGATAAACAAGCACAAGATGATCTGGACCTGTTGATGCTTACCCAGGGATACCGCCGCTTTGAATGGAAACAAATAATGAGCGATACCTTTACCCCGCCGGCCCCGGTTTACCAGCCCGAGCCTACTTTGCAAATTTCGGGTAGGGTACATACATCTAATAATAAACCCGTTGTGGGTGGCAAGGTTACCCTGTTTACCACCGCTGGTGGCGTATTTATTTTAGATACACTAACCGATGCCAATGGCCGCTTTGCCTTTAAAAACCTCGATTTTAAAGATAGTATCAGGTTTGTAGTACAGGCACGCACCGCTAAGGATAAAAAATTTGTGGACATAGACCTCGACAATATAGGCCGCCAGCAGATAACGCCTAACGTTAATGCACCCGATATTGATGTTAATATAAATAACACCATGCTGCCATACCTGCAAAACAGCAAGCTTTATTATCAGCAGCAAATGAAAGGTGGGGTGGGTAACCATAATATTATGCTAAAAGAGGTGGTGATCACAGAAAAGAAGAAACCTTTAGAAAACTCTTCGAACCTCAATGGCCCCGGTAATGCAGACCAGGTTATAAAAAGTGATGTGTTTGAGAACCTGGGATGCCCTGATATCACAGTTTGTTTGCAGGGCCGTTTGGTTGGTGTTATATTCAGAAACGGTATACCTTTCTCAACCCGAAGCCCTAACAGCCCTATGCAAGTAATTGTGGATGGAATATACGTGGATGCAGATTATCTATCCATGATGAATGCTATGGACATTGGCAGCATTGAAGTATTAAGAAGTGGGGGTAATACGGCTATATATGGTACACGGGGAGGCAGTGGTGTTTTAATAGTTAACACCAAACGTGGCAACGAAGTTAGTGATAACCAATACCAGCGCTACACACCCGGCCTCATCAGGTATTCGCCTAAAGGTTATTATCAGGGGCGCACTTTTTATTCTCCTCAGTATGATGATCCTAAAACCAACGCGGCAATAGCCGATTTACGCAGCACCATTTATTGGAACCCTACTGTAGTGACTGATAAAGACGGTAAGACTGAAATAGCGTATTTTAATGCAGGCGGTAAAGGCACTTACCGGGTTGTGATAGAAGGTATTGATAGCGAGGGACACATAGGCCACTATGTTTACCGGTATAAAGTAGAATAA
- a CDS encoding TonB-dependent receptor translates to MLRIKKASFLLLTILVSVTLFGFTKAGDDPIKKATTQLDKWVAGHPQEKVYLHFDKPYYTVGDNIWFKAYVTVGPRHQLTGLSGTLNVELIDSRDSIKQSIKLPLTAGLGSGDFPLSDTLAAGNYRIRAYTNWMRNAGPDYFFDKTIRIGNSANNTVFTKTDYAYATKNGQRTIKASINYANLNGEPYANKEVSYQTQINGKNAERGKGVTDGKGNLQIDFINNAAQFKQGAIVSHIKIDDKKTIVNTIPVNAIAGDVNIQFFPESGNMVNELPSKIAFKAVGADGLGKAINGTVVDNNGQEIAKLTTSHLGMGAFIMVPQAGQTYTAQVTFDDGSKVVLPLPKAIEQGYVLTVNNTLDPDNIAIRITASKELIGSEVGLVIHSGGDVCYATKVKLENIITAAKVSKQSFPSGIAQLTLFNSAGEAVNERIVFINNPDRLTLNIAPQQATFATRGKMKFDITAYAPGDKPALSSLSAAVIDESKVPVDESDETTILSSILLSSDIKGYIEKPNYYFADNNEQAAADLDLLMLTQGYRRFEWKQVMNDNFAPSLFAAERGIRVSGQVMDGKKPVVGGKVTLFNTQRGMFMVDTLTDENGRFSFDNLEFKDSVKFVVQARTAKNKKYVDVNLDKITRQQVEPNVNAPDMDVNIDNTMLTYLLSNSAFLKEEMNAGIGNHNILLKEVTIRETKKPILQTSSNLNGPGIADQVIKGDIFENTPCLNIIDCLAGRIAGVTFRDNKAYFGGATSISFDSPMQIIVDGIYVEPDFLATLNSRDVGSIEVLRSIGYTGLYGARGSAGVIVVNMKTGAEMGNYSKYFPGVVTAAAKGYYQARSFYSPQYNDPKINAALADLRSTIYWNPSVVADKDGKASIDFFNAGSKGNYRVVVEGIDSDGHIGRHVYHYKVE, encoded by the coding sequence ATGTTACGAATAAAAAAAGCATCATTTCTGCTGCTGACCATCTTAGTGTCGGTAACCCTGTTTGGTTTTACAAAAGCCGGCGACGATCCAATTAAAAAAGCTACTACACAATTAGATAAATGGGTTGCCGGGCACCCTCAAGAAAAAGTATACCTGCATTTTGATAAACCCTACTATACCGTTGGTGATAATATCTGGTTTAAGGCTTATGTAACCGTTGGTCCCCGTCACCAGCTAACAGGCTTAAGCGGCACCTTAAATGTAGAGCTGATTGATAGCCGCGATTCTATCAAACAATCCATAAAATTACCGCTCACTGCCGGCTTGGGTTCCGGCGATTTCCCGCTGTCTGATACCCTGGCGGCGGGTAACTACCGTATACGCGCCTATACCAACTGGATGCGTAATGCAGGGCCCGATTATTTCTTCGATAAAACCATCCGTATCGGCAACTCGGCCAATAATACAGTTTTTACCAAAACCGATTATGCTTATGCTACCAAAAACGGGCAGCGTACTATTAAGGCCTCAATAAACTATGCTAACTTAAATGGCGAGCCTTATGCTAACAAAGAGGTATCGTACCAGACGCAGATTAACGGAAAAAATGCAGAGCGCGGCAAGGGGGTAACCGATGGAAAGGGTAATTTACAGATTGATTTTATCAATAATGCTGCGCAGTTTAAGCAAGGTGCTATTGTTAGCCATATTAAAATTGACGACAAAAAAACTATTGTAAATACCATCCCGGTTAATGCTATTGCAGGTGATGTAAACATCCAGTTTTTCCCCGAAAGCGGGAATATGGTTAATGAGCTACCTTCTAAAATTGCTTTTAAAGCTGTTGGTGCCGATGGTTTGGGCAAAGCAATAAACGGCACAGTGGTTGATAACAACGGGCAGGAAATTGCGAAATTAACTACCAGTCACCTGGGCATGGGGGCCTTTATAATGGTACCTCAGGCAGGCCAAACTTATACCGCACAGGTTACTTTTGATGATGGTTCGAAGGTAGTACTGCCTTTGCCCAAAGCTATTGAGCAGGGCTATGTATTAACCGTTAATAACACGCTCGATCCTGATAATATAGCTATCCGTATAACGGCAAGTAAAGAGCTGATTGGCTCTGAAGTTGGCCTGGTGATACATTCGGGCGGCGATGTTTGCTACGCAACCAAGGTTAAGCTTGAAAATATAATTACTGCAGCTAAGGTTTCTAAGCAAAGTTTCCCATCGGGTATTGCCCAGCTTACTTTATTTAATAGTGCGGGCGAGGCTGTAAATGAGCGGATAGTTTTTATAAATAATCCAGATAGGTTAACATTGAACATAGCCCCGCAACAAGCAACTTTTGCAACCCGCGGCAAAATGAAATTTGATATTACTGCCTATGCGCCGGGCGATAAGCCGGCCTTATCAAGTTTATCGGCCGCTGTAATTGACGAAAGTAAAGTACCGGTTGATGAAAGCGATGAAACAACCATCCTTTCGAGCATTTTATTAAGCTCAGACATTAAAGGTTATATCGAGAAACCAAACTATTACTTTGCCGATAATAATGAGCAAGCCGCAGCCGATCTGGATTTGTTAATGCTTACCCAGGGTTACCGCAGGTTTGAATGGAAGCAGGTAATGAATGATAATTTTGCCCCATCGCTCTTTGCAGCCGAAAGAGGGATCAGGGTTTCGGGCCAGGTAATGGATGGCAAAAAGCCTGTTGTTGGCGGTAAGGTTACCTTGTTTAATACACAACGAGGCATGTTTATGGTGGATACCCTTACCGATGAAAATGGCCGTTTTAGTTTCGATAACCTTGAATTTAAAGACAGCGTTAAATTTGTTGTACAAGCACGTACGGCCAAAAACAAGAAGTATGTTGATGTTAACCTTGACAAAATTACGAGACAACAGGTAGAACCAAATGTTAATGCGCCCGATATGGATGTTAATATTGACAACACCATGTTAACCTACCTGCTGAGTAATAGTGCATTTTTGAAAGAAGAGATGAATGCGGGTATCGGTAACCATAATATATTGCTTAAAGAGGTAACCATACGCGAAACAAAGAAACCTATTTTACAAACTTCTTCAAACTTAAACGGGCCAGGTATTGCAGATCAGGTTATAAAAGGAGATATATTCGAAAACACACCATGCCTTAATATCATAGATTGTTTAGCTGGGCGAATAGCCGGGGTTACGTTTAGAGATAATAAAGCATACTTTGGGGGCGCAACATCAATTAGTTTTGATAGCCCTATGCAAATTATTGTAGATGGGATATATGTAGAACCAGATTTTTTAGCGACCCTGAATAGCCGGGATGTAGGTAGTATTGAAGTATTGAGGAGTATTGGCTATACCGGCCTTTATGGTGCCAGGGGATCTGCGGGTGTAATAGTTGTTAACATGAAAACCGGTGCAGAAATGGGTAACTATTCTAAATACTTTCCGGGTGTTGTTACGGCTGCTGCCAAAGGCTATTATCAGGCCAGATCATTTTACTCGCCACAATATAACGACCCTAAGATCAATGCTGCACTTGCCGATTTACGCAGCACCATTTACTGGAACCCCAGTGTTGTTGCGGACAAAGATGGCAAAGCCAGTATAGATTTTTTTAATGCAGGCAGTAAAGGTAATTACCGCGTTGTGGTAGAAGGTATTGATAGTGACGGCCACATTGGCCGCCACGTATATCATTATAAAGTAGAGTAA
- a CDS encoding ATP-dependent Clp protease adaptor ClpS → MPTEVQEETLTLEEILAGLKEVHRLILWNDDVNSFDHVIYCMMKYLDYSEGQAEKIAWKVHNEGKCAILEGSFTEMEVYRKILQQEGLTVSVE, encoded by the coding sequence ATGCCGACTGAAGTACAGGAAGAGACCCTCACCCTTGAGGAAATATTAGCGGGACTAAAAGAAGTACACCGCCTGATATTGTGGAACGATGATGTGAACAGTTTTGATCATGTAATTTACTGCATGATGAAGTACCTCGATTACTCAGAAGGCCAAGCCGAAAAGATTGCCTGGAAGGTACACAACGAAGGCAAATGCGCCATACTCGAGGGTTCATTCACCGAGATGGAAGTTTACCGTAAAATATTACAACAGGAAGGTTTAACCGTTTCTGTAGAATAA
- a CDS encoding branched-chain amino acid aminotransferase → MTDTLDIKITKTTHSRLQETDFTNLVFGRTFSDHMLVADYADGEWKNFEIVPYGEIALSPAISALHYGQAFFEGMKAYKLADGQVSVFRPEKNAARFNKSAERLCMAELPEDLFVQSIAALVDLDRDWIPAQAGHSLYIRPFMFATDPYLGVTPSSTYKFMVLTGPVGPYFTKPLRVKFETHYTRAAEGGFGYAKAAGNYGGSMLPFKKAAEEGFDQLIWTDAKEHLYVEEMGAANVMFVLDGKLITPSTRDTILDGVTRDTVITLAKSWGVPVEERRVSIAEVVEGAKNGKLTDAFGAGTAATIAPVGSLNYNGEEYTLSDPSTREFSQKVLKTLDDIRYGRTTDTFGWNYIV, encoded by the coding sequence ATGACAGACACGTTGGACATCAAAATTACAAAAACTACCCATTCCCGTTTGCAGGAAACGGACTTTACTAACCTGGTATTTGGCCGTACCTTTTCTGACCACATGCTGGTGGCTGATTATGCAGATGGCGAATGGAAGAACTTCGAAATTGTACCTTATGGCGAAATTGCCCTTAGCCCGGCTATTTCTGCGCTGCATTACGGACAAGCGTTTTTCGAAGGAATGAAAGCTTATAAATTGGCAGATGGCCAGGTCTCTGTCTTCCGTCCTGAAAAAAATGCGGCACGTTTCAACAAATCTGCAGAGCGCCTTTGCATGGCCGAACTGCCAGAAGATCTGTTTGTACAAAGCATTGCCGCTTTAGTTGATCTTGATCGCGATTGGATCCCTGCACAGGCAGGCCACTCACTATATATCCGTCCGTTTATGTTTGCAACGGATCCTTATCTGGGTGTGACTCCTTCAAGCACTTATAAATTTATGGTATTAACCGGCCCGGTTGGCCCTTATTTCACTAAACCTTTGCGCGTGAAATTCGAGACGCACTACACCCGTGCTGCTGAAGGTGGTTTTGGTTACGCCAAAGCTGCCGGTAACTACGGGGGCTCGATGCTGCCATTTAAAAAGGCTGCGGAAGAAGGTTTCGACCAGTTAATCTGGACTGATGCCAAAGAACATTTATATGTTGAAGAAATGGGCGCAGCCAACGTAATGTTTGTGCTGGATGGTAAATTGATTACCCCATCAACCCGCGATACTATTTTAGATGGCGTAACCCGCGATACCGTAATTACCCTTGCAAAATCATGGGGTGTGCCGGTTGAAGAGCGCCGTGTATCTATTGCCGAAGTTGTTGAAGGTGCTAAAAATGGTAAACTGACTGATGCTTTCGGTGCAGGTACTGCTGCTACCATTGCCCCTGTAGGTTCATTAAACTACAATGGCGAAGAGTATACGCTAAGCGACCCATCAACCCGTGAGTTCTCTCAAAAAGTATTAAAAACTTTAGACGATATCCGCTACGGCAGAACTACCGATACATTCGGCTGGAATTATATTGTGTAA
- a CDS encoding tryptophan 2,3-dioxygenase family protein, translating to MQFTPEITERLEQLQQKYEAMGQDMSSYLDGLLYADFLTYWDYIHLDTLLSLQSPKTPFPDEEIFIMYHQITELYFKLTLHECKQIAAKADLTAEFFTARLKRINNYFNALVNSFEVMVEGMEKEQFLKFRMSLLPASGFQSGQYRMIEIFATDFINLVAKDKREELRGGSVEEQFEHIYWKFGATELSTGKKTLTLKQFEKKYADTFIALGKSCADVNFNKLYHNLLAAGQATPQLADQLRQLDTHVNVNWPLAHYKSAVKYLHREPEEIKATGGTNWQKYLPPRFQKRIFYPELWTAEQIDNWGKAWVEGALS from the coding sequence ATGCAATTTACACCCGAAATTACCGAGCGGTTAGAGCAGCTGCAGCAGAAATATGAGGCTATGGGGCAGGATATGTCATCATACCTCGATGGTTTGCTGTATGCCGATTTCCTGACCTATTGGGATTACATACACCTTGATACGCTGCTAAGTTTACAAAGCCCCAAAACACCATTCCCTGATGAAGAGATCTTTATCATGTACCATCAAATCACGGAGTTGTATTTTAAACTTACCCTCCACGAGTGTAAACAAATTGCTGCTAAAGCCGATCTTACCGCCGAATTTTTCACCGCCCGTTTAAAACGCATCAATAATTATTTCAACGCATTGGTTAACTCGTTCGAGGTTATGGTTGAGGGGATGGAGAAAGAGCAGTTCCTTAAATTCAGGATGTCGCTATTACCTGCCAGTGGTTTTCAATCAGGGCAATACCGCATGATCGAGATCTTCGCTACAGATTTCATCAACCTTGTAGCTAAAGATAAGCGCGAAGAATTAAGAGGCGGAAGTGTTGAAGAACAGTTCGAGCATATTTACTGGAAGTTTGGCGCTACCGAACTATCTACCGGCAAAAAAACATTAACGCTTAAGCAGTTCGAGAAAAAGTATGCAGATACTTTTATTGCCCTGGGTAAAAGCTGTGCCGATGTTAACTTCAATAAACTATATCATAATTTACTAGCAGCCGGACAAGCTACTCCACAACTTGCCGATCAACTCCGCCAGCTGGATACCCATGTTAACGTAAACTGGCCGCTGGCACACTATAAATCTGCTGTAAAATACCTGCACCGCGAGCCCGAAGAAATTAAGGCTACAGGCGGTACCAACTGGCAGAAATACCTGCCTCCGCGTTTTCAGAAAAGAATCTTTTATCCGGAATTATGGACTGCCGAGCAGATAGATAATTGGGGTAAAGCCTGGGTTGAGGGAGCGTTGAGTTAA